A window from Primulina eburnea isolate SZY01 unplaced genomic scaffold, ASM2296580v1 ctg553_ERROPOS100000, whole genome shotgun sequence encodes these proteins:
- the LOC140821365 gene encoding protein RRP6-like 2 isoform X2 has protein sequence MEIDQTDEGTPGKNWTLRDLAARGSLRTSIGKLSGSSRIISSQKDFHFYNNFPEFKNPVRETGEKSKNMLIKIGASEDLLGKAVMFPPDEKMELDDDVANDWLENVNDNIFEKFDVSLDEFKKLRKKEEESGVRKMRVNAIDDDSESGFQMVCGKKSKKFFSSLDANVEEFRVKSQEVRGSRKVKPKVPFHIPTIPRPQDEYKIIVNNLNQPFEHVWLDRSEDGSTFVHCLEKLSVIDFVDKNDSTAEAIKPSPIALTPFKLVEDVNELRRLALKLANVKEFAVDLEHNHYRSFQGLTCLMQISTRTEDFVIDTLKLRVHIGPYLRSVFKDPTKRKVMHGADRDILWLQRDFSIYVCNMFDTGQASRVLKMERNSLEYLLNHFCGVAANKEYQNADWRLRPLPHEMIAYAREDTHYLLYIYDVLRQKLLMSAAESENSDPPLTEVYKRSYDICCQLYEKELLTDNSYLYIYGLQDAVLNAKQLAVVSGLYEWRDVVARAEDESTGYVLPNRTLLELAKQMPVTASKLRHGLRSKHPYIERNIGSVVSIIKHAIRNASAYEEAVEHLKARRLEMVTEENSLADDSELSPPTAPEVIKTTYEVEIKHSYLPNDRKDATSISSVQYVNESHVIESSNARISTNELKSAHRSYERNGNKKSETDGCATNVPGETLHESGHPVDTPTDTKLSPSAAATIPTLKKPSRAFEALFGNSAKRKYIPDKILLGFRNYKTLNWSK, from the exons ATGGAAATTGATCAAACTGATGAAGGAACTCCAGGAAAAAACTGGACTTTGCGGGATCTGGCAGCGAGGGGTTCCCTACGAACGTCTATAGGAAAGCTTTCAGGATCATCGAGAATCATATCCTCGCAGAAGGattttcatttttataataattttccgGAATTCAAGAACCCCGTCAGAGAAACCGGCGAAAAATCGAAAAATATGTTGATAAAGATTGGGGCATCTGAAGATCTGTTAGGAAAGGCGGTTATGTTCCCGCCTGATGAAAAGATGGAATTGGATGACGATGTGGCGAACGACTGGCTTGAAAATGTGAATGAcaatatttttgaaaagttcGATGTGTCACTGGATGAGTTTAAGAAGTTGCGGAAGAAGGAAGAGGAGAGTGGTGTCAGGAAGATGCGGGTTAATGCTATTGATGATGATTCTGAAAGTGGGTTTCAGATGGTTTGTGGGAAGAAGAGTAAGAAATTTTTTTCGAGTTTGGATGCGAATGTGGAAGAATTCAGAGTGAAGAGTCAAGAAGTGAGGGGTAGCAGAAAGGTGAAGCCTAAGGTTCCGTTTCACATACCTACGATACCCAGGCCGCAAGACGAGTACAAAATCATTGTAAATAATTTGAATCAGCCGTTCGAACACGTTTGGTTGGATAGGAGTGAAGATGGGTCTACCTTCGTACATTGCTTG GAAAAGCTCTCTGTCATTGACTTTGTTGATAAAAATGACAGCACTGCGGAGGCTATTAAACCTTCTCCAATAGCACTTACCCCATTCAAACTTGTTGAAGATGTGAATGAGTTGAGACGGCTGGCTTTGAAATTGGCTAACGTGAAGGAATTTGCG GTTGATTTGGAGCATAACCATTACAGGTCTTTTCAAGGCTTGACGTGCTTGATGCAAATTTCCACAAGAACTGAGGATTTTGTGATCGACACATTGAAACTCCGGGTGCACATTGGCCCGTATCTCAGATCTGTATTCAAAGACCCAACTAAGAGAAAG GTAATGCATGGAGCAGATCGGGACATTCTGTGGCTCCAACGGGACTTCAGCATATATGTCTGCAATATGTTTGACACAGGACAG GCCTCGAGGGTATTGAAAATGGAAAGGAACAGCCTCGAGTACCTGCTGAATCATTTTTGTGGAGTTGCAGCAAACAAAGA ATACCAGAATGCAGATTGGAGACTACGTCCACTTCCCCATGAGATGATTGC ATATGCCAGAGAAGACACACATTATTTGCTGTACATTTATGACGTGCTGAGGCAAAAATTGCTAATGTCAGCTGCTGAATCTGAAAATTCCGATCCTCCTCTAACTGAG GTCTATAAACGGAGTTACGATATATGCTGTCAACTCTATGAAAAGGAGCTTCTGACCGATAACTCGTATCTTTACATTTATGG GTTACAGGATGCTGTCCTCAATGCTAAGCAGCTAGCTGTTGTTTCT GGACTCTATGAATGGAGGGATGTTGTTGCTCGTGCTGAAGATGAGAGCACTGGATATGTTTTACCAAATAGGACTCTTCTCGAACTTG CTAAACAGATGCCTGTAACTGCCAGCAAATTACGTCATGGTTTGAGATCCAAGCACCCGTATATTGAACGAAATATTGGTTCTGTTGTTAGTATAATAAAACATGCCATCCGAAATGCGTCTGCATATGAGGAAGCCGTTGAACATCTTAAAGCGAGGCGATTGGAAAtg GTAACTGAAGAAAATTCTTTGGCAGACGATTCTGAATTGTCCCCTCCAACAGCTCCTGAAGTAATAAAAACTACCTATGAAGTTGAAATAAAACATAGCTATTTACCTAATGACCGCAAAGATGCCACCTCAATATCTTCGGTTCAATACGTGAATGAGTCTCATGTCATTGAAAGTTCTAATGCTAGAATCAGTACAAACGAGCTGAAATCTGCTCACCGCTCCTATGAGAGAAACGGTAATAAAAAAAGTGAGACAGATGGTTGTGCTACTAATGTTCCTGGTGAAACGCTGCATGAATCTGGACATCCCGTAGATACACCTACAGATACAAAATTGTCACCATCC GCTGCAGCGACTATTCCGACTCTGAAGAAGCCAAGCCGAGCTTTTGAGGCATTGTTTGGCAATTCAGCGAAGCGGAAGTATATTCCTGATAAAATA TTACTTGGCTTTAGGAACTACAAGACACTAAACTGGAGCAAATAA
- the LOC140821365 gene encoding protein RRP6-like 2 isoform X1, which yields MEIDQTDEGTPGKNWTLRDLAARGSLRTSIGKLSGSSRIISSQKDFHFYNNFPEFKNPVRETGEKSKNMLIKIGASEDLLGKAVMFPPDEKMELDDDVANDWLENVNDNIFEKFDVSLDEFKKLRKKEEESGVRKMRVNAIDDDSESGFQMVCGKKSKKFFSSLDANVEEFRVKSQEVRGSRKVKPKVPFHIPTIPRPQDEYKIIVNNLNQPFEHVWLDRSEDGSTFVHCLEKLSVIDFVDKNDSTAEAIKPSPIALTPFKLVEDVNELRRLALKLANVKEFAVDLEHNHYRSFQGLTCLMQISTRTEDFVIDTLKLRVHIGPYLRSVFKDPTKRKVMHGADRDILWLQRDFSIYVCNMFDTGQASRVLKMERNSLEYLLNHFCGVAANKEYQNADWRLRPLPHEMIAYAREDTHYLLYIYDVLRQKLLMSAAESENSDPPLTEVYKRSYDICCQLYEKELLTDNSYLYIYGLQDAVLNAKQLAVVSGLYEWRDVVARAEDESTGYVLPNRTLLELAKQMPVTASKLRHGLRSKHPYIERNIGSVVSIIKHAIRNASAYEEAVEHLKARRLEMVTEENSLADDSELSPPTAPEVIKTTYEVEIKHSYLPNDRKDATSISSVQYVNESHVIESSNARISTNELKSAHRSYERNGNKKSETDGCATNVPGETLHESGHPVDTPTDTKLSPSAAATIPTLKKPSRAFEALFGNSAKRKYIPDKIELQDTKLEQIKSTVSLPFHIFSGRDERFQSSVQESSSITEVPPHMEEVPTPVAVSITEDVINLGDDSDKEESAKGNPDSASNHDINQLANNIAGSASEIYDRDEPMSLSDLSSGFQKFFASQEQPRSSEMVEKSQPSVDFEPFNYAAARKQVKFGNSPRTQTVENEDNARNRSKRAYGKKSFVTIESPNVEEKTDVLPQGRRRQAFPASGNRSATFR from the exons ATGGAAATTGATCAAACTGATGAAGGAACTCCAGGAAAAAACTGGACTTTGCGGGATCTGGCAGCGAGGGGTTCCCTACGAACGTCTATAGGAAAGCTTTCAGGATCATCGAGAATCATATCCTCGCAGAAGGattttcatttttataataattttccgGAATTCAAGAACCCCGTCAGAGAAACCGGCGAAAAATCGAAAAATATGTTGATAAAGATTGGGGCATCTGAAGATCTGTTAGGAAAGGCGGTTATGTTCCCGCCTGATGAAAAGATGGAATTGGATGACGATGTGGCGAACGACTGGCTTGAAAATGTGAATGAcaatatttttgaaaagttcGATGTGTCACTGGATGAGTTTAAGAAGTTGCGGAAGAAGGAAGAGGAGAGTGGTGTCAGGAAGATGCGGGTTAATGCTATTGATGATGATTCTGAAAGTGGGTTTCAGATGGTTTGTGGGAAGAAGAGTAAGAAATTTTTTTCGAGTTTGGATGCGAATGTGGAAGAATTCAGAGTGAAGAGTCAAGAAGTGAGGGGTAGCAGAAAGGTGAAGCCTAAGGTTCCGTTTCACATACCTACGATACCCAGGCCGCAAGACGAGTACAAAATCATTGTAAATAATTTGAATCAGCCGTTCGAACACGTTTGGTTGGATAGGAGTGAAGATGGGTCTACCTTCGTACATTGCTTG GAAAAGCTCTCTGTCATTGACTTTGTTGATAAAAATGACAGCACTGCGGAGGCTATTAAACCTTCTCCAATAGCACTTACCCCATTCAAACTTGTTGAAGATGTGAATGAGTTGAGACGGCTGGCTTTGAAATTGGCTAACGTGAAGGAATTTGCG GTTGATTTGGAGCATAACCATTACAGGTCTTTTCAAGGCTTGACGTGCTTGATGCAAATTTCCACAAGAACTGAGGATTTTGTGATCGACACATTGAAACTCCGGGTGCACATTGGCCCGTATCTCAGATCTGTATTCAAAGACCCAACTAAGAGAAAG GTAATGCATGGAGCAGATCGGGACATTCTGTGGCTCCAACGGGACTTCAGCATATATGTCTGCAATATGTTTGACACAGGACAG GCCTCGAGGGTATTGAAAATGGAAAGGAACAGCCTCGAGTACCTGCTGAATCATTTTTGTGGAGTTGCAGCAAACAAAGA ATACCAGAATGCAGATTGGAGACTACGTCCACTTCCCCATGAGATGATTGC ATATGCCAGAGAAGACACACATTATTTGCTGTACATTTATGACGTGCTGAGGCAAAAATTGCTAATGTCAGCTGCTGAATCTGAAAATTCCGATCCTCCTCTAACTGAG GTCTATAAACGGAGTTACGATATATGCTGTCAACTCTATGAAAAGGAGCTTCTGACCGATAACTCGTATCTTTACATTTATGG GTTACAGGATGCTGTCCTCAATGCTAAGCAGCTAGCTGTTGTTTCT GGACTCTATGAATGGAGGGATGTTGTTGCTCGTGCTGAAGATGAGAGCACTGGATATGTTTTACCAAATAGGACTCTTCTCGAACTTG CTAAACAGATGCCTGTAACTGCCAGCAAATTACGTCATGGTTTGAGATCCAAGCACCCGTATATTGAACGAAATATTGGTTCTGTTGTTAGTATAATAAAACATGCCATCCGAAATGCGTCTGCATATGAGGAAGCCGTTGAACATCTTAAAGCGAGGCGATTGGAAAtg GTAACTGAAGAAAATTCTTTGGCAGACGATTCTGAATTGTCCCCTCCAACAGCTCCTGAAGTAATAAAAACTACCTATGAAGTTGAAATAAAACATAGCTATTTACCTAATGACCGCAAAGATGCCACCTCAATATCTTCGGTTCAATACGTGAATGAGTCTCATGTCATTGAAAGTTCTAATGCTAGAATCAGTACAAACGAGCTGAAATCTGCTCACCGCTCCTATGAGAGAAACGGTAATAAAAAAAGTGAGACAGATGGTTGTGCTACTAATGTTCCTGGTGAAACGCTGCATGAATCTGGACATCCCGTAGATACACCTACAGATACAAAATTGTCACCATCC GCTGCAGCGACTATTCCGACTCTGAAGAAGCCAAGCCGAGCTTTTGAGGCATTGTTTGGCAATTCAGCGAAGCGGAAGTATATTCCTGATAAAATA GAACTACAAGACACTAAACTGGAGCAAATAAAATCAACAGTGAGTCTCCCATTCCATATATTTTCAGGCAGGGATGAACGATTTCAATCATCCGTTCAGGAATCTTCCTCAATAACTGAAGTTCCACCTCACATGGAAGAAGTCCCGACACCAGTTGCTGTTTCAATCACTGAAGACGTTATCAATCTCGGTGATGATTCAGACAAGGAAGAATCAGCAAAAGGGAACCCTGATTCTGCATCCAACCATGACATAAACCAGCTAGCAAACAACATAGCAGGTTCTGCATcagagatttatgatcgggatGAGCCCATGTCACTGTCTGACCTATCCTCAGGCTTCCAAAAGTTCTTTGCATCACAGGAGCAACCTAGGAGTTCAGAAATGGTGGAAAAATCTCAACCCTCCGTTGATTTTGAACCGTTCAATTATGCAGCGGCTAGAAAGCAGGTAAAATTTGGGAATAGTCCGAGGACGCAAACAGTGGAAAACGAAGATAATGCTAGGAATAGGTCTAAAAGAGCATATGGGAAAAAGAGTTTTGTGACAATTGAATCACCAAATGTTGAAGAGAAAACAGATGTTCTTCCTCAGGGTAGAAGACGGCAGGCTTTTCCAGCATCCGGGAATCGCAGTGCAACTTTCCGTTGA